GCAGTATACGGGATGTCAGAGGCCGGAACCGCTTTTGGTGTTAGACTTTCAACAAGACACTTCTTCGGACTTATGATTTCGCGATGAGCTCAGGTCCAAGGAATCTCCAGAGTGACACATCTCTTGCGCCCATACTGTCATCGTTTGTATGTGATTATACGTGTCTTCGCCAGCTGCTGTGAGAGAATACGTAACCTGTGGTGGAGTTTCAGTGATTACTTTCCGTTTGATAAGTCCAAGTTTCGTGAGGTCAGAAAGACGCTTGGACAATGTAGCATCGCTGATGTTCCCCTCTTCAGATGCATTTACGTGTTCTCGGATTTCATGATACCTCAGCTCTTTTTCTTCTCCCA
This genomic interval from Candidatus Thorarchaeota archaeon contains the following:
- a CDS encoding helix-turn-helix transcriptional regulator — translated: MKPIKALFNQLGRSWTVSIMLQLGEEKELRYHEIREHVNASEEGNISDATLSKRLSDLTKLGLIKRKVITETPPQVTYSLTAAGEDTYNHIQTMTVWAQEMCHSGDSLDLSSSRNHKSEEVSC